Proteins encoded within one genomic window of Arachis ipaensis cultivar K30076 chromosome B08, Araip1.1, whole genome shotgun sequence:
- the LOC107611336 gene encoding uncharacterized protein LOC107611336: MIESERLKFIRNNQPKLRVDKYSTLHKSLVRGEANAIATGQRIILPSSFTGGLRYMFNNYKDAFAICKYAGYPSYFITITCNPEWNEVKRLLKDTGFKPEDRPDIISRRSA, from the exons ATGATTGAGTCCGAGCGGCTAAAATTCATCAGAAACAACCAACCAAAACTGCGCGTGGACAAGTATAGTACACTGCATAAATCATTGGTGAGGGGGGAAGCTAATGCAATTGCCACCGGTCAAAGAATTATTTTACCAAGTAGCTTCACAGGTGGTCTAAGATACATGTTTAACAACTACAAGGATGCATTTGCCATTTGCAAATATGCGGGGTATCCAAGTTACTTTATAACCATTACGTGCAATCCGGAATGGAATGAGGTTAAGCGATTGCTAAAGGACACTGGTTTCAAACCAGAAGATAGGCCTGACATCATTTCAAGG AGGTCTGCATAG